In Scatophagus argus isolate fScaArg1 chromosome 7, fScaArg1.pri, whole genome shotgun sequence, a genomic segment contains:
- the LOC124062495 gene encoding zinc finger protein 572-like, whose amino-acid sequence MKMSTIQTLRAFVNQRLTAAVEEIFGMLETTIANYEGVIDHQRRLLEDVVKPDVHTNTADVQKLIVSKEDQQDWSTGLDQEDTELPRIKEEQEEPWRSHEGEQIQRLEDNDLTKCPITANSVKSEDDEEQTQSSQLLLKQSEENTGVEPSSSSSAEQRQIETDSSHPLQSLYYCESETEDSNDVWKETREQESCSDTLKTDKSIKFKKSYTRERPFSCTVCDKRFGCKGNLRAHMRSHTGEKPFTCTVCNKCFSAKVNMKTHMRSHTGEKPFSCSMCTKSFSQKKTLVIHLRIHTGEKPFRCSFCGKCFSDNGTLKRHIRVHTGEKPYSCSVCGRNFSLLSHVKSHKCAGVSGNK is encoded by the exons ATGAAAATGTCCACGATTCAAACGCTGAGAGCTTTTGTTAACCAGCGACTGACTGCGGCTGTAGAAGAGATCTTCGGGATGCTGGAAACCACCATAGCAAACTACGAAGGAGTGATAGATCACCAGCGCAGGCTGCTGGAGGATGTTGTCAAGCCTGAcgttcacacaaacacagcag ATGTCCAAAAACTGATCGTTAGTAAAGAAGACCAGCAAGACTGGAGCACCGGTCTGGACCAGGAGGACACAGAACTCCCACGCATTAAAGAGGAACAAGAGGAACCCTGGAGGAGTCATGAGGGAGAGCAGATTCAAAGACTGGAGGACAATGATCTCACAAAGTGTCCAATCACTGCTAActctgtgaagagtgaagatgatgaagagcaAACTCAGTCCTCACAGCTTCTTCTTAAACAGTCTGAGGAGAACACAGGGGTGGAGCCTTCATCTAGCAGCTCAGCTGAACAGAGGCAAATAGAGACTGACAGCAGTCATCCGCTGCAATCTTTATATTATTGTGAATCAGAGACTGAGGATAGTAATGATGTGTGGAAAGAGACAAGAGAACAAGAGTCATGTTCagacacactgaaaactgaTAAATCTATAAAATTTAAGAAATCCTACACCCGTGAGAGGCCATTCAGTTGCACAGTTTGTGATAAAAGATTTGGCTGCAAAGGAAATCTGCGTGCCCACATGAGAAGCCACACGGGGGAAAAGCCTTTCACATGCACAGTTTGTAACAAATGCTTTAGTGCAAAGGTCAATATGAAGACTCATATGAGAAGTCATACTGGGGAGAAACCATTCAGCTGCTCAATGTGTACCAAAAGTTTTAGTCAGAAGAAAACATTAGTTATACACTTGAGAATTCATACAGGGGAGAAACCATTTAGATGCTCATtctgtggaaaatgtttcagtgaCAATGGAACTCTGAAGAGACACATTCGAGTGCATACAGGAGAGAAACCATACAGTTGTAGTGTTTGTGGAAGGAATTTTAGTTTATTGTCACATGTTAAGAGCCATAAGTGTGCTGGTGTGAGCGGCAACAAGTGA